The Methanobrevibacter sp. TLL-48-HuF1 genomic sequence CATCAAGAGAGGATGTTAAAAAAGCATTGAGTTTAACCCAATGTGATGATATTATTGATGAGCTTCCAGATGGAATAGATACTGTAATAGGAAGTGAAGGAACATATCTTTCAGGAGGTCAACAGCAAAGGATTGCACTTGCAAGAGCGGTTCTTAAGGATGCTCCAATAATTATTTTGGATGAGGCAACTGCACTTGCAGATCCAGAAAATGAATACCTGATTCAAAAAGCAATTTCAGAAATTACTAAAGACAAAACAGTCATTATGATTGCACACAGATTGTCTTCAGTTAAAAATGTAGACAAAATTTATGTGGTTGAAAATGGAAGAATTGTTGAAGAGGGCAACCACCATACACTGGTTGATAGTGAAGGCATTTACTCTAGAATGTGGGATGAATTTAACCAATCAATTCAGTGGAAAGTTAAAAGTGAGGTGATATGATGTTATCTGAGTTTTTTACTAAAAGATTTGGACTTACAAAAGAGGGTTCCGACAATTTGATTAAAGGAATTTTCTATACTGCACTTTTGAATATATCATTTATGTTTCCCGTTTCTTTATATGCATTACTTATTTATCTGTGGGTGGAGCAATTAACAGGTGGTGAAATAATTGATCCAAATCTTGGAATATTTATTTTATTGATACTGATTGTTTTAGGAATTATTTTTGCCTTTGCATGGAAGCAGTATCACTTTGTATTCAATACAACATATGTTGAAAGTGGAAACAGAAGAATCAACCTTGGTGAGAATTTAAGGAAACTTCCATTATCCTTTTTTGAAAATAGGGATTTGGCTGATTTGACTGCAACAATAATGAATGATTGTACTGATTTGGAGCATGTTTTCTCACATGCGGTTCCGCAATTGCTGGGTTCAATCATTTCACTATGTATTGTTTCAGTGGGGATGTTCCTATTTGACTGGAGATTGGCTATTGCGCTTTTATGGGTAGTTCCTGTTGCATTCATAATCTTATTTATCTCCAAAAGACTTATTTATACTGGTGGGGATAGAATAATGGCTGATTTGCTTAATTGTGGGGATGCAGTGCAGGAATGCATTGAATCAATTGAGGATTTGAAATCCTACAATTGTGAAGAGGAATATTATGGAAAAATTGGCAGTTTAACTTCAACAATTGAAAAATCAAGAATTAATGCTGAATTAATGGCTACCTCAGGAGTAATAGTTGGAAAAGTTGTATTAAATTTAGGAATTGTATCTGTAATCCTTTTAGGTTCATATCTAATAATAAATTCGCAAATATCAATTTTTACCTTTTTAATATTCTTGATAGCATCTGCAACAGTTTATTCTCCACTGGAAAACGGATTGATATTTTTGGCAGAAATATTTATGATGGACAATAAAATTACAAGGGCTCAGGAAATTGAAAGTCTTGTAGTTGAAGGAGGTTTGGCTGATTATTCTTTGGACAGTTATGATGTCGAATTTGAAAATGTCAGTTTTAATTACGATGATTTGAAGGATGTTTTAACTGATATTTCATTTACTGCAAAGCAGGGTGAAGTTACAGCTCTTGTAGGGCCGTCCGGCGGAGGTAAAAGTACAGTTTCAAAGCTTGCCGCAAGATTTTGGGATCCTGTATCAGGTACAGTATCACTTGGAGGTCAAGATTTATCAAAATTGGACTCAGAAAAGCTTCTGGAAAACTTTTCAATTGTTTTTCAGGACGTAATATTGTTCAACAATTCAATTTTGGAAAATATTCGTGTTGGAAGAAAAGATGCAACTGATGAAGAAGTGATTGAAGCTGCCCGTCTTGCAGAATGTGAAGAGTTTGTTTTTAAACTTCCAAATGGATATGATACTGTAATTGGTGAAAATGGTGAGTTGCTCTCAGGCGGTCAAAGACAAAGAATTTCAATTGCAAGGGCACTTCTAAAAGATGCAAATGTAATTTTATTGGAT encodes the following:
- a CDS encoding ABC transporter ATP-binding protein, encoding MLSEFFTKRFGLTKEGSDNLIKGIFYTALLNISFMFPVSLYALLIYLWVEQLTGGEIIDPNLGIFILLILIVLGIIFAFAWKQYHFVFNTTYVESGNRRINLGENLRKLPLSFFENRDLADLTATIMNDCTDLEHVFSHAVPQLLGSIISLCIVSVGMFLFDWRLAIALLWVVPVAFIILFISKRLIYTGGDRIMADLLNCGDAVQECIESIEDLKSYNCEEEYYGKIGSLTSTIEKSRINAELMATSGVIVGKVVLNLGIVSVILLGSYLIINSQISIFTFLIFLIASATVYSPLENGLIFLAEIFMMDNKITRAQEIESLVVEGGLADYSLDSYDVEFENVSFNYDDLKDVLTDISFTAKQGEVTALVGPSGGGKSTVSKLAARFWDPVSGTVSLGGQDLSKLDSEKLLENFSIVFQDVILFNNSILENIRVGRKDATDEEVIEAARLAECEEFVFKLPNGYDTVIGENGELLSGGQRQRISIARALLKDANVILLDEATSFLDVENESKIQKALSELIKNKTVIIIAHRMRTIANADRIVVLDDGKIVEQGMPEELIADNGLFKKMVDLQNLSGEWQI